The Thermincola ferriacetica region GTTTTCTTCAGAAAGGGTGCCGTCCAAAAAGTTCATCGGAGGAGAGCCTATAAAGCCGGCGACAAACTTATTAGCCGGATTCTTATAAATGTTCAACGGTGTATCTGCCTGCTGGATAACCCCGTCTTTCATGACCACAATCCGGTCTGCCATGGTCATTGCTTCAATCTGGTCATGAGTAACATAGATAATGGTTCTCTTCAACCGCTGGTGCAGGCGGGTAATTTCAACCCTCATTTGCACACGCAGTTTTGCGTCCAGGTTACTCAGGGGTTCATCCATAAGGAAAACCTGGGGTTCACGCATGATGGCCCGTCCCAGGGCAACCCTTTGCCGCTGACCCCCGGACAATTCACCCGGTTTACGTTTAAGCAGGTGTTCGATGCCTAAAATCTGAGCAACCTGCAGTACCTTACCGGCAATTTCACTTTTCTTCTTGCCTTTAATCCGCAGTGAAAAGGTCATGTTGTCTTCAATGGTCATATGGGGATAAAGGGCGTAATTCTGAAACACCATGGCTATATCCCGGTCTTTGGGCGGCAAATCGTTAACAATTCTGTCCCCGATTTTAATGGTCCCCGAGGTGATTTCCTCCAGCCCCGCAATCATCCTTAAAAGCGTGGTCTTTCCGCAACCGGACGGTCCGACAAGAGCAACAAATTCCTGGTCCGCGAAATGTAAGTTGACATTGTTGACCGCAACAACATCGCCGTACTGTTTGACTACGTTCTCTAAAGTAACTGAAGCCATTAGTTTTTCATCTCCCCTCCATTCGTTTTACCTAGACCTTGACTGTGAATTCTGCGACAGCGTCTTGATCCAGTTCAATTCCGAACCCGGCGCCTTCCGGCAGGATCAGGCAACCACTTTTATATTCCAAAGGTTTTTTAAGAATATCCCGCTTCAGCAGAAGCGGCCCTACCAATTCAGAAGTCAACGACAAAGCTGCATTGGCAGCAACAAAGTGAGCGCTGGCGACGGTTCCCGGGCCAAGTTCCAGCATACTGCCGGCGAATGGAAACTGCCCTGCGGCCTCGGCAATGGCTGCAATCTTCCTGGCTGCAACAATTCCCCCGACTCTGGAAACCTTTATGTTAACCATGTCTGCCGCATCAGCCCTGGCGATTTCCATAGTATCATAAGGTGTTAAAATACACTCATCGGCAACAACAGGTATGGGGCTGTGCTCCCGGACAAACCTGAGACCGTTAATATTCCAGGCCGGCACAGGCTGTTCCACATGGTTAGGTATGAATTTGGCAAACTCTGTAATGCGCCGCAGGGCTTCTTTTGGTTCCCAGGCCTCGTTGCCGTCTAATCTTAACGAGGTATCATAGCCAATG contains the following coding sequences:
- a CDS encoding ABC transporter ATP-binding protein, translating into MASVTLENVVKQYGDVVAVNNVNLHFADQEFVALVGPSGCGKTTLLRMIAGLEEITSGTIKIGDRIVNDLPPKDRDIAMVFQNYALYPHMTIEDNMTFSLRIKGKKKSEIAGKVLQVAQILGIEHLLKRKPGELSGGQRQRVALGRAIMREPQVFLMDEPLSNLDAKLRVQMRVEITRLHQRLKRTIIYVTHDQIEAMTMADRIVVMKDGVIQQADTPLNIYKNPANKFVAGFIGSPPMNFLDGTLSEENGQLWFVGAGFRLPVSGAHRNALVSAGEKSVTLGIRPDAVLVGGEAFGADNGRLDAGVDIVELHGSDQLAYLEIADGIQITAKLLPTVQIKHGDKVTVNMDMLKAYYFSNSTEKALV
- a CDS encoding mandelate racemase/muconate lactonizing enzyme family protein, which encodes MKIVDVRATAVSVPLLHEFKAAYGTRSTADFVIIEIEDDQGRIGLGEASCIPIYDEGSQAGVVFVINKYFKPLLIGRDPRNITQIMENLAAAVKGERYAKCAVDFALHDLVGKIYDMPVYDLLGGKAREVQVCWVLSAKDPVQVNREAKEKLAEGYRTFKLKVGTDARKDLENVEALRDAIGYDTSLRLDGNEAWEPKEALRRITEFAKFIPNHVEQPVPAWNINGLRFVREHSPIPVVADECILTPYDTMEIARADAADMVNIKVSRVGGIVAARKIAAIAEAAGQFPFAGSMLELGPGTVASAHFVAANAALSLTSELVGPLLLKRDILKKPLEYKSGCLILPEGAGFGIELDQDAVAEFTVKV